Part of the candidate division KSB1 bacterium genome, CCTCGTCGGTCAACCGCAAAACCTCATCAGCAGCTATTTCGGCCCCATTCAACTCAATTTGTTTCCAATTAGCAGGTTGTTGGAGAAGAGCCCCGAAATGTTCCTGCCAACTTCCGGCAAAAAAATCCTCACGTGATAACTCCTTGGCGACTGCGTACTCTTTTAAACCTTGAACCAGAACTTCATATTCAACAAAATCGTTCCTGGAAGTATAAAGCAGCGGCGTTTGGTTGGCGATTATTTCCGCCACCAGGCCGTATCCCGGCTTCGAAATTGCCGCGTCGCAGGCGTTCAACAAATTAGGGAAACGGATGAAGTTGGCCGGGATGTTAATGCAATTTTTATAAGTTTTGGAGAGTCCCAGGGTAATAAATTTAAATCCTTGCAATGATGCAATTTTTTCGAGCTCAACTTCTTTTAGATCGTTGGCCCGAAACGCTAACAAAATCAGTTTATCGCGTTTGCGAGGTGCAATTTCCAGAAGCTGCAGGACGCGTTCTTTGGGCAGTTCTGCTTTTCGAGCAATAAGGGGAATATCTGCTATCTTCGGGAATGCCGACAAGTCACCATAAAAAGGCAGCCTGAGCAGCAAATCTGCTTTGTTGTAAGATGATCTGATTTGCTGAATCAGAGAATTGAATTCCGGCATCACATCGATGTAATCCTGGTAGATCCAGTCCCAGGAAAAGTTGGCCAGCCCGATGCCTGGAATCCCGGCTGCTTTGGCGATGTCGAATGCCAGCGGTGGAATATCGGCAATGATTAGATTTGCACCCGCCTGTGCTGCAAAAGCGCTCTCCCGTTTAACTATCTCATCTTTTTGTTGATAAAGCTTAGCGACTTCGTCGAACGTTTTCTTCTTATCGATGTGAAAACTGGTCTCCTGCACGGCCCCGACGTCGAGCTTCACATTGTGAAATTGGTAATTAGAATCGAGATTTAATTCGAAAATCCATTTGGGCGCATCTGTGCGGATATGGAAAAACAGATCAGAATTCTTTCTCAACAGGGTTTTGATCAACTCGATTGAGCGGGTAGAGTGGCCGTAACCGTGACCGGTGATATAGTAGATGATAGTTGGCATAACGATTGATTACTAATTTAATAATAAAGACGGGGAATGTTTCAGAAAAAAAACAGTCCACCTGAAATGGGAGAATTTCAGGTGGACAATTTGATAAAACTAATAAATGTAGATATAGGTTGGAGCCTGACCGCTGCTATTGCCACTTCTCATTTTTTTTGACGTGAAGAGATTTTGTACAGTCTTGGCTTCCTGATGCGAATCAGCCTGCCAACTGTGCCAGCACTCCGGGTTTTGAAGGCGTGCTCTGGCGATAGCTGTACTATCGGTAACACCTATGGTCCAGGATGCAAAAGACCCACTTGCAATCGTTTTTTCAATTTCCCGTTTGATTTCAATTCCCGACATAACTCATTCCTTTATTTTTTTAAAATAAACTATTTCGATACAGTGAACATCTGTCATGAAAATAATCGGCAGAAGTGAAGCAAAGTTTTAGCAAAAAATATAAAAAAGTTCAAATGATTGATAATAATGGCGGATTTTAGAATGACCAACACGAACTCTCAGATTTGAGCAAAAAAAATCCCTCGCAAGAGCAAGGGATTTCAAGTTCAAGATCGCTTCGCTCCTCTGCCTCTGAGGGTGGAAGCGAAGAAGTCGCGACGCAGACCATCGCGACGAGGTTTAAATGAAGATCGCTTTACCGCATACTCGTCTGCTCGACGGTTCCGACAAGATAGGTTTCCAGGAACATGGCTACGGTATTATAGTAAAAATCGCGATTGGTCTTCTTGCGGAAACCGTGGCCCTCATCTTTCGCGAGCAAGTACCAGACCCCGCCGCCATTTTTGCGGATAACTTCCACCATCTGCTCACTTTCGCTGGCGGGCACCCGCGGGTCGTTCAACCCCTGGGCAATAAACATGGGTTTGGTTATTTTCGTCGCATTATTATTTGGCGAAATCTTGTTGAGAAATTCACTCATCTTTGGATCGCGTTCGTCGCCGTATTCGACTCGACGCAAATCACGACGGTATTCTTTGGTGTTCTTCAAAAAGGTTACAAAATTGCTGATTCCAACTATGTCAATACCGCAGCTCAGCCGGTCATTATAATGGGTCATTGAAGCCAGAACCATGTAGCCGCCATATGAGCCACCGATAACCGCAACGCGATCTTTATCAAACTCCGGCTGCCCAGCCACCCAATCGAGTAAAGCGCCAATATCTTTAACCGAATCTTCGCGTTTGTAACCGTTGTCCAGTTTCAGGTAACTTTTGCCGTATCCCGCCGACCCCCTGACATTCGGCGCCAGCACCGCGATGCCGAGCTCATTCACATAATATTGCGTTGCCGAGCTGAAGAATGGCCGGTACTGACCTTCCGGGCCGCCGTGAATTGAAATAAGCACAGGAACCGGACCCGTCACATTTTTGGGTTTAAAATAAAAAGCTGGAATCATCCGCGCCTTGCCGTCCACTTTGTCAAAGGTTTCATAATGAATAAGCTCTGGCGTCACGAAATTGTCCGTCATCAAACCGCCCACTTCGCTGTAAGTCCAGCGCACCAACTCGTTCTGTTCAATATTTAAAGCGTAAATATCACCGGGCGTTTGCGGAGTGTTTAAAACCATGCCCAACCGCTTGCTGTCCGGGCTAAAATTGAGTCCGTAAATTTGCCCAACTGGAATTTCAGGCAATTTAGCAGGATTATCAGTTTGCAGATTCCACATGTGCAGTTTGCTGATGCCATCTTCGTTTGATACAAAAACCAAAAATTTGGCGTCATCAGACAAACTAAATTCATTGACATCCCAGGGTATGTCCGCCGTTAGAACAGACATTTTCTTTGTTTTCAGATCGTAATACTGAAGCCGTTGAAATTCGCTGTTTTCATCTGAAGTCAGGTAAACTCCTTTGCCGTCTTTCGAAAATTCAACGCTGTCATAAGAAATTTTCTTTTTTGAAGGATTAATTTGAATAAGTTCTTTCGTTTTCAGATCCAAAACGTATGGATAGGACTCATTAATGGAAATGTAATTAAAAACCAGCAGTTTGGAGTCATCCGGCGACCAATCGACGGCGACCCAGGTGCCGGTTTTTTCTAATATAGGCTGGGCTCTATCCGCTTGGTCGGCATCCGCAACATAAATATCCCAATCCCGGCCATTGCGTTTGGTGGTGTAGAAAGAAAAACGGTCGCCGTTGTTGGACCACAATCCAAAGCCGTTTCTGGATTTGCCGTCAGTTAGCATTTTGTAGTTGCCATTTTGCAAGTTAAAATAAAAGAGCTGATAGAATTCCGAGCCACCCACATCTTTGCTAAAGAGAAAGCCCGGCTTTTTCGGGTTGGCATTGGCACTGCTGACCGGCTCCTCAAAAAAAGTGATTTGCTCACGCGCACCCCCCGGAATCTTCACCCAATGAAACTGATTAGTTTCACCAAACCTGGTTGAGATCAGCATCCCCTGGCCTGAAGGATGCCAGTCCTGCAAGAAAGCGGATCGCACGTTTTGATACTGTCCCATGCGGCTTTTAATTCGCTCAGGGATGTCCGGGATATCTTCTATGACGAGGTTGCCTTTCTCGACCCGGTTGACCTGACCATAAATAAAGCCAAATGATAAAACCAAAAAACATAAGACTAAAATCGAGACTTGACTTCTCATTTTACTCTCCTTAATTTAATTGAATTTAATTTTTTTTGGAAAATTCCTGAATGGACTTTAATATAAACCGGCTTTTTGTAAAATCAAAAGATTTATTCTGAGTATATTAAATTTTCTTAAAAAAATAAAAAGGCAAGGATAAAAAACCGGGCATTACTTTACTATTCGCAAACTCGTCGGTTTTGTTT contains:
- a CDS encoding S9 family peptidase, whose translation is MRSQVSILVLCFLVLSFGFIYGQVNRVEKGNLVIEDIPDIPERIKSRMGQYQNVRSAFLQDWHPSGQGMLISTRFGETNQFHWVKIPGGAREQITFFEEPVSSANANPKKPGFLFSKDVGGSEFYQLFYFNLQNGNYKMLTDGKSRNGFGLWSNNGDRFSFYTTKRNGRDWDIYVADADQADRAQPILEKTGTWVAVDWSPDDSKLLVFNYISINESYPYVLDLKTKELIQINPSKKKISYDSVEFSKDGKGVYLTSDENSEFQRLQYYDLKTKKMSVLTADIPWDVNEFSLSDDAKFLVFVSNEDGISKLHMWNLQTDNPAKLPEIPVGQIYGLNFSPDSKRLGMVLNTPQTPGDIYALNIEQNELVRWTYSEVGGLMTDNFVTPELIHYETFDKVDGKARMIPAFYFKPKNVTGPVPVLISIHGGPEGQYRPFFSSATQYYVNELGIAVLAPNVRGSAGYGKSYLKLDNGYKREDSVKDIGALLDWVAGQPEFDKDRVAVIGGSYGGYMVLASMTHYNDRLSCGIDIVGISNFVTFLKNTKEYRRDLRRVEYGDERDPKMSEFLNKISPNNNATKITKPMFIAQGLNDPRVPASESEQMVEVIRKNGGGVWYLLAKDEGHGFRKKTNRDFYYNTVAMFLETYLVGTVEQTSMR